The Planococcus liqunii genome includes a region encoding these proteins:
- a CDS encoding chromate transporter, whose amino-acid sequence MREKSSGTSSLKVNADIFAAFFRVGMLGFGGGPSAIPLFHTEAVKKYKWMTDDEFGDTLALGNTMPGPIATKMAGYIGYRVNGIIGSIVALVAVTVPTVLLMILLLGALQQFKGVEWVNNMSAAVVPVVGVMLAVMTWDFLKKSGQSLGWARAVLFVLIAAVLMEVLNVHPVFLIISILLISLLSFKKGGGAS is encoded by the coding sequence ATGCGGGAAAAGTCGTCCGGAACCTCCAGCCTGAAGGTGAATGCCGATATTTTTGCCGCCTTTTTCCGCGTCGGCATGTTAGGTTTTGGAGGAGGGCCTTCTGCAATCCCGCTCTTTCATACAGAAGCCGTCAAAAAATATAAGTGGATGACTGATGATGAATTCGGCGATACATTGGCGCTTGGCAATACAATGCCGGGCCCTATAGCGACGAAGATGGCCGGATACATCGGCTACCGGGTGAACGGCATCATTGGAAGTATTGTCGCTTTGGTTGCTGTAACGGTTCCAACCGTCCTGCTGATGATTTTGCTGCTTGGCGCATTGCAGCAGTTTAAAGGAGTGGAATGGGTCAATAACATGTCAGCGGCAGTCGTGCCGGTGGTCGGGGTGATGCTCGCAGTCATGACCTGGGATTTTCTGAAAAAATCGGGCCAGTCACTCGGCTGGGCCCGTGCCGTTTTATTTGTATTGATTGCAGCTGTGTTAATGGAAGTGCTGAATGTACATCCGGTCTTTTTAATAATTTCCATTTTATTGATTTCCTTACTGTCCTTTAAGAAAGGAGGAGGAGCGTCGTGA
- a CDS encoding gamma-glutamyltransferase family protein yields MDYLQHPFDAKRHTAFSKKGMVATSQPLAAQAGIEVMRNGGNAIDAAIATAAALTVVEPTSNGIGGDAFALVWVKDKLHGLNSSGPAPKSISVEAVKALGHDKMPVHGVVPVTVPGVPAAWAELSRKFGKLPLSETLKPAIRYAEEGYPLTPILGKYWELAYDKFKTSFTTEEYQSWFDTFAPHGKAPEIGEMWSSPGHASTLREIAETDGRSFYEGKIADKIDAFMKQHNGFLAKEDLAAFKPEWVDPVSTNYRGYDVWEIPPNGQGMVALMALNIFKNLNEPKWQSAETYHEQIEAMKLAFTDGKEFITEPEAMPVSVEHLLSDDYAKQRAATIGTEASDPVPYELPKGGTVYLAAADEEGNMISYIQSNYMGFGSGIVIPGTGIGLQNRGADFSLETQHPNVLKGGKRTYHTIIPGFLTKEGKPVGPFGVMGGYMQPQGHFQVVTNTVDYLLNPQAALDMPRWQWMEGKTILVEPNFPNYLAQALARKGHAIQVATDGGAFGRGQIIWRNPETGVLAGGTESRTDGSVAAW; encoded by the coding sequence ATGGACTATTTACAGCACCCTTTCGATGCCAAACGGCACACAGCATTTTCAAAAAAAGGAATGGTGGCAACTTCCCAGCCACTCGCGGCTCAGGCTGGAATTGAAGTGATGCGAAACGGCGGCAACGCAATTGATGCGGCCATCGCGACAGCAGCGGCTTTGACGGTTGTCGAACCGACATCCAACGGCATTGGCGGAGACGCCTTTGCACTGGTTTGGGTAAAAGATAAATTGCACGGATTGAACAGCTCAGGCCCAGCGCCGAAGAGCATTTCAGTTGAAGCGGTGAAAGCATTGGGACATGACAAAATGCCGGTGCACGGTGTGGTGCCTGTTACAGTCCCTGGAGTTCCAGCGGCCTGGGCGGAACTGTCAAGAAAGTTTGGGAAACTGCCGCTTTCAGAAACCTTAAAGCCTGCGATCCGTTACGCAGAAGAAGGATATCCGTTGACGCCGATCCTCGGGAAGTACTGGGAACTGGCGTATGACAAATTTAAAACGTCCTTTACTACGGAAGAATATCAGTCGTGGTTTGACACGTTCGCACCGCACGGAAAAGCTCCTGAAATCGGTGAAATGTGGTCATCTCCTGGACATGCTTCTACTTTAAGGGAAATTGCTGAAACGGATGGCCGTTCTTTCTATGAAGGAAAGATTGCGGACAAAATCGATGCATTCATGAAGCAGCACAACGGCTTTTTGGCAAAAGAAGATCTGGCGGCCTTTAAACCGGAGTGGGTGGATCCGGTCTCCACAAATTACCGTGGCTATGACGTCTGGGAAATTCCGCCGAATGGCCAAGGCATGGTGGCACTGATGGCGTTGAATATTTTCAAGAACTTAAATGAACCAAAATGGCAGTCGGCTGAGACGTATCACGAACAAATTGAAGCGATGAAACTTGCTTTCACGGACGGCAAAGAGTTCATTACAGAACCCGAAGCGATGCCGGTAAGTGTTGAACACCTGCTTTCGGACGATTATGCGAAGCAGCGGGCAGCCACAATTGGGACCGAGGCTTCTGATCCGGTTCCGTATGAATTGCCAAAAGGCGGTACAGTTTATTTAGCAGCGGCGGATGAAGAAGGAAATATGATTTCGTATATCCAGAGCAATTATATGGGCTTTGGATCGGGCATCGTGATTCCGGGCACCGGTATCGGGCTTCAGAACCGCGGAGCTGATTTTTCGCTGGAAACGCAGCACCCGAATGTATTGAAAGGCGGGAAACGCACCTATCATACGATTATCCCGGGCTTTCTGACAAAAGAGGGCAAACCGGTCGGCCCGTTCGGCGTGATGGGCGGTTATATGCAGCCGCAAGGGCATTTCCAGGTGGTCACAAACACAGTAGATTATCTATTGAATCCTCAAGCGGCACTTGATATGCCGAGATGGCAATGGATGGAAGGCAAAACGATTTTAGTGGAACCGAACTTCCCGAATTATTTGGCTCAGGCATTGGCCCGGAAAGGGCATGCAATCCAAGTGGCAACCGACGGCGGTGCTTTCGGCCGTGGACAGATCATTTGGCGTAATCCGGAGACGGGGGTACTGGCTGGCGGCACAGAATCCCGTACGGATGGATCGGTTGCTGCTTGGTAA
- a CDS encoding ABC transporter ATP-binding protein yields the protein MKTMDESLSKPKILLELNDVKKYFPIKGGILKRVQGNVKAVESVSLKLYKGESLGVVGESGCGKSTLGRTILGLEELTAGKIKFNEQEIQDLKRKEKKKFVKEMQMIFQDPYASLNPRQRIGHALDEVFRMHTNMSAQERKDAVLDLLKEVGLKAEHYDRYPHEFSGGQRQRIGIARAIALNPSFIICDEAVSALDVSVQAQVLKLLKTLQEKYNLSYLFISHDLGVVRYFCDRVLVMYLGHTVEMSDVTRIFNHPLHPYTRALLSAIPRPTMQAKRERIRLVGDMPNPSNPPSGCVFHTRCPMAQEICSVDKPAFIEHEKDHFAACHFAGESLSRVLG from the coding sequence ATGAAAACAATGGACGAGTCGTTATCAAAGCCTAAAATTCTCTTGGAATTAAATGACGTTAAAAAATATTTTCCGATCAAAGGCGGCATTCTGAAACGCGTCCAAGGGAATGTCAAAGCTGTGGAGTCTGTCTCATTAAAGCTTTATAAAGGAGAAAGTCTGGGAGTGGTTGGGGAATCGGGCTGCGGGAAATCGACGCTCGGCCGAACAATTCTGGGCCTTGAAGAACTGACAGCTGGAAAAATAAAGTTTAATGAGCAGGAAATCCAGGATTTAAAGCGAAAAGAGAAGAAGAAGTTCGTAAAAGAAATGCAGATGATCTTTCAAGATCCTTATGCTTCTTTAAATCCACGGCAGCGAATAGGCCATGCACTCGATGAAGTGTTCCGGATGCATACCAATATGTCAGCGCAGGAGCGAAAAGATGCCGTACTTGATCTGCTGAAAGAAGTGGGGTTGAAAGCTGAACATTACGACCGCTATCCCCACGAATTCAGCGGCGGGCAGCGGCAGCGGATCGGCATTGCCCGGGCAATCGCTTTAAACCCTTCGTTCATCATTTGCGATGAAGCCGTTTCCGCTTTAGACGTATCCGTTCAAGCACAGGTCTTAAAACTATTAAAGACTTTGCAGGAAAAGTATAATTTGTCTTATCTGTTCATTTCACATGATTTAGGAGTTGTCCGTTATTTCTGTGACCGGGTTCTGGTAATGTACCTGGGGCACACAGTAGAAATGAGCGATGTGACAAGAATCTTTAATCATCCGCTCCACCCTTATACCCGCGCATTGCTGTCGGCTATTCCAAGGCCGACGATGCAGGCGAAAAGAGAACGGATTCGATTGGTCGGCGACATGCCAAATCCGTCGAACCCGCCAAGTGGATGTGTATTCCATACACGCTGCCCAATGGCGCAGGAAATCTGCAGCGTCGACAAACCGGCGTTCATCGAGCATGAAAAAGATCACTTTGCGGCATGCCATTTTGCAGGAGAATCATTGAGCCGGGTGCTGGGGTAA
- a CDS encoding ABC transporter ATP-binding protein codes for MAQTLLEVKDLVTSFRTAEGTVRAVKGISFHVEKGETLCIVGESGCGKSITSLSVMGLLPSNGSIESGEILLHNEPLQNLSQEQLRKLRGNQMSMIFQEPMTALNPVLTIGYQLREPLMLHHKLSKNEATKQAVELLNQVGIPNPAKRLNQYPHELSGGMRQRVMIAMALACHPSLLIADEPTTALDVTIQAQILDLINDLKDKLDMGVLLITHDMGVVAEVADRVMVMYAGQKIEEGPVEQIFNNPSHPYTIGLLNSVPNVDDPEFELEPIPGNMPGLNEDIPGCRFHPRCKFAMDKCKVMVPPEFHLSDGHSATCWLNEKEAETDENNGRVVIKA; via the coding sequence ATGGCACAGACATTACTTGAAGTGAAAGATTTAGTAACCTCATTTCGTACAGCTGAAGGAACAGTACGGGCGGTTAAAGGAATTTCTTTTCATGTTGAAAAAGGAGAGACACTTTGCATCGTAGGAGAATCGGGGTGCGGGAAGAGTATAACGTCATTGTCTGTGATGGGGTTGCTGCCTTCGAATGGTTCGATAGAAAGCGGAGAGATCTTGCTCCACAACGAGCCTCTCCAAAATCTGTCACAGGAACAATTGCGAAAACTCCGCGGCAACCAAATGTCCATGATTTTTCAAGAGCCGATGACGGCGCTCAATCCAGTCTTGACGATTGGCTATCAATTGAGAGAGCCGTTGATGCTCCATCATAAATTGTCAAAGAATGAAGCAACGAAGCAGGCAGTGGAATTGCTCAACCAAGTCGGGATTCCGAATCCGGCAAAGCGTTTGAACCAATATCCGCATGAATTGAGCGGTGGCATGAGGCAGCGGGTCATGATTGCAATGGCCCTCGCTTGCCATCCAAGTCTGCTGATTGCGGATGAACCGACGACGGCACTGGATGTGACCATTCAGGCGCAAATCCTTGATTTGATCAACGACTTAAAGGACAAGCTGGATATGGGTGTTCTGTTGATTACACACGATATGGGTGTTGTAGCGGAAGTGGCAGACCGGGTGATGGTCATGTATGCCGGACAGAAAATTGAAGAAGGGCCCGTGGAACAGATTTTCAATAATCCGAGCCATCCGTATACAATCGGATTGCTGAACTCTGTGCCGAATGTGGACGATCCGGAATTCGAACTTGAACCAATTCCTGGCAATATGCCCGGCTTAAATGAAGATATTCCAGGATGCCGCTTCCATCCCCGCTGCAAATTTGCGATGGATAAATGCAAAGTCATGGTGCCTCCCGAATTCCACCTATCCGATGGCCATTCTGCCACTTGCTGGCTGAACGAAAAGGAGGCTGAAACAGATGAAAACAATGGACGAGTCGTTATCAAAGCCTAA
- a CDS encoding glutathione ABC transporter substrate-binding protein: protein MKKQWLFLLALIGMLILSACSGSTIPEGAETGGSKDAPASDGEKEVVYASTSDAVGLSPTMTNDSVSSNVMTQIYENLFERNPETMELEPKLAESYENPDDLTWVIKLKEGIKFQDGTDFNAEAVKYSFDKLRDPATAAPRASLLEPVDTVTAIDETTVEIKTKYPYGPLLAALSHSNAAIISPTADQKQDLMQNPVGTGPFKFVSWNQGDEIVLEKNPDYWNGEVALEQVKFKVVPEISTAISMLQTGEVNFLDALPPEQISRIEGLENVEVTKQEGTPVYYLTFNHSRERNQNPDFRKAVASAVDRDAFVEKLNGLGVRSDSILGPKVFGYTEEADNAGTPYDPELAKQLVQENGFGDEPIKLLAANRDNFILMAEIVQSQLTEAGFKVEIETMEWATFLDTARGGEYDMTFLSWSNVTSDGSEMFYPNFHSDNVGNSNRAQYSNPEFDKLVEASRTTIVPEEREKFLAEANQFMLDDNAAIVMYHGVVTSATEKSIKGLKVDPNGQWSLANVTRE from the coding sequence ATGAAGAAACAGTGGCTGTTTTTACTCGCATTAATCGGAATGTTGATTTTAAGCGCGTGTTCAGGAAGTACGATTCCTGAAGGCGCGGAAACCGGCGGATCAAAAGATGCACCGGCTTCAGATGGAGAAAAAGAAGTTGTATATGCCTCTACTTCAGATGCGGTTGGACTTTCTCCGACGATGACAAATGATTCGGTGTCTTCGAACGTCATGACACAAATCTATGAAAACTTGTTTGAGAGAAATCCTGAAACGATGGAATTGGAACCTAAACTAGCCGAATCCTATGAAAACCCTGATGATTTGACGTGGGTCATCAAGCTGAAAGAAGGCATCAAGTTCCAGGACGGAACAGACTTTAATGCCGAAGCGGTAAAATACTCATTTGATAAATTGCGCGACCCTGCAACTGCAGCACCGCGTGCCTCTCTTTTAGAGCCGGTGGATACGGTAACTGCTATTGATGAAACGACTGTAGAAATCAAAACAAAATATCCATATGGACCATTGCTTGCAGCTCTTTCACACTCCAACGCTGCGATTATCAGCCCAACAGCAGACCAGAAACAAGACTTGATGCAAAATCCGGTAGGCACAGGGCCATTCAAGTTTGTCAGCTGGAACCAAGGCGATGAAATCGTGCTTGAAAAGAACCCCGACTACTGGAATGGAGAAGTTGCACTTGAACAAGTGAAGTTTAAAGTGGTTCCTGAAATCTCAACAGCCATTTCCATGCTGCAAACCGGCGAAGTGAACTTCCTGGATGCGTTGCCGCCGGAACAGATTTCCCGCATCGAAGGGCTTGAAAACGTAGAAGTGACGAAACAGGAAGGAACACCCGTCTACTATTTGACGTTCAACCACTCAAGAGAACGCAACCAAAATCCTGATTTCCGCAAAGCGGTAGCAAGTGCAGTCGACCGTGATGCTTTTGTGGAAAAATTGAATGGCTTAGGCGTCAGAAGCGACAGCATTCTTGGGCCGAAAGTATTTGGCTACACAGAAGAAGCGGATAATGCAGGAACTCCGTACGATCCAGAATTGGCAAAACAGCTGGTGCAAGAAAACGGCTTTGGCGACGAACCGATCAAATTGCTTGCAGCTAACCGCGACAATTTCATCTTGATGGCTGAAATTGTGCAATCCCAACTAACAGAAGCTGGATTTAAAGTTGAAATTGAAACGATGGAATGGGCAACCTTCCTGGATACAGCACGCGGAGGGGAATACGATATGACCTTCCTCAGCTGGTCAAACGTAACGAGCGACGGTTCTGAAATGTTCTACCCGAACTTCCATTCAGACAACGTCGGCAATTCCAACCGTGCCCAGTACAGCAATCCGGAATTCGATAAATTAGTAGAAGCGTCGCGCACGACAATTGTGCCGGAAGAACGCGAAAAATTCTTAGCGGAAGCGAATCAGTTTATGCTGGATGACAACGCAGCAATCGTGATGTACCACGGCGTCGTTACCTCCGCTACTGAAAAATCCATCAAAGGTTTAAAAGTAGATCCGAACGGCCAATGGAGTTTGGCAAACGTAACGAGAGAGTAG
- a CDS encoding ABC transporter permease, with amino-acid sequence MTTAEAVKAKPKKKEKAWQTTLRRLFRNKMAIVGLIVVLLQILLAVFAPVITVHDPIRQNLGSSELPMFSDGHWLGTDNYGRDVWSRIVYGARISLVVGAVAVSLGLLGGVILGMLAGYYRKLDAIIMRFVDLLFSFPGILLAMLIIAILGTSLVNVAIAISIWSIPTCARIVRGSVLSVKEKEYIMAMRSMGASNLRIMVKHILPNVTAPIIVFATMRMATAILSTASLSYLGLGAQPPTPEWGAMISQGQDYMWTSPHLTIVPGIAIMLTVFAFNVLGDGLRDALDPNMDIEQ; translated from the coding sequence ATGACAACGGCTGAAGCGGTAAAAGCAAAACCGAAGAAAAAGGAGAAGGCCTGGCAAACCACGTTAAGGCGCCTGTTCAGAAACAAAATGGCCATAGTCGGCTTGATCGTCGTACTCCTCCAAATCCTATTGGCCGTTTTTGCACCGGTCATTACGGTGCATGACCCCATCAGACAAAATCTCGGCAGCAGCGAATTGCCGATGTTCAGCGACGGGCACTGGCTCGGTACGGACAACTATGGGCGCGACGTTTGGAGCCGGATTGTCTACGGCGCAAGAATTTCACTAGTGGTTGGTGCAGTGGCTGTTTCACTGGGATTACTGGGTGGCGTGATCCTCGGCATGCTGGCTGGCTATTACCGCAAACTGGATGCCATCATCATGCGTTTTGTTGATTTGCTGTTTTCATTTCCCGGCATTTTGCTGGCGATGCTGATTATCGCAATTTTAGGTACTAGCCTGGTAAATGTAGCAATTGCCATCAGCATCTGGTCGATTCCGACATGTGCACGGATTGTGCGCGGATCGGTGCTATCGGTCAAAGAAAAAGAATACATTATGGCGATGCGTTCAATGGGGGCTTCCAATTTGCGGATTATGGTCAAACATATTCTGCCGAACGTAACCGCACCGATTATTGTTTTCGCTACAATGCGGATGGCAACGGCCATTCTTTCTACCGCCTCATTAAGTTATTTGGGGCTTGGCGCACAGCCGCCTACACCGGAATGGGGCGCCATGATTTCGCAGGGGCAGGATTATATGTGGACTTCTCCGCATTTGACGATTGTTCCTGGCATTGCCATTATGCTGACGGTCTTTGCTTTTAATGTACTTGGCGACGGTTTGCGGGATGCGCTTGATCCGAATATGGACATTGAACAATAA
- the nikB gene encoding nickel ABC transporter permease, which produces MVALIIRRAFQLVFLLLGISFLVFSSMYIAPGDPASIIGGPTATASDIEAIEANLGLDKPFLVQYANYLGNAVQGDFGYSYQTSQPVGDAIAVRFPNTLKLAIASMIVAVIIGIITGLVSALKQNSLLDVSATTFALAGISIPNFWLGALLILVFAVNLQWLPVGGMSHPFYTVDGIKELILPAITLGTGSAAMIARMTRSSMLEVIRADYVRTARAKGVKEKNVIWIHTLKNAMIPIITVIGLNFGFLLGGTIITEKVFAINGVGRLMIDAIAARDFPMVQGSVLLVATLFVLVNLIVDIIYTYIDPRIKYD; this is translated from the coding sequence ATGGTTGCTTTAATTATTCGTCGGGCCTTTCAATTAGTGTTTTTGCTTCTCGGAATTTCTTTCCTTGTATTTTCTTCTATGTACATTGCGCCCGGAGACCCGGCTTCGATTATCGGAGGGCCGACGGCAACTGCTTCAGATATTGAAGCAATTGAAGCTAATCTCGGATTGGACAAACCGTTCTTAGTGCAATATGCCAATTATCTGGGCAACGCAGTCCAAGGTGATTTTGGCTATTCTTATCAAACTTCTCAGCCTGTAGGGGATGCGATTGCGGTTCGGTTCCCCAATACGTTGAAACTGGCCATCGCGAGCATGATTGTAGCGGTCATTATTGGAATCATTACCGGCCTTGTATCCGCGCTTAAACAAAATTCGTTGCTCGATGTATCGGCTACAACGTTTGCACTTGCTGGAATTTCTATCCCGAACTTCTGGTTGGGGGCATTGCTGATTCTCGTTTTTGCGGTAAATCTCCAATGGCTGCCGGTAGGCGGGATGTCGCATCCGTTTTATACGGTAGATGGCATTAAAGAATTGATACTGCCGGCTATTACGCTCGGAACAGGTTCTGCGGCGATGATTGCCCGGATGACCCGGTCTTCGATGCTCGAAGTAATTCGGGCAGATTATGTACGGACAGCCCGGGCCAAAGGGGTTAAAGAAAAAAACGTCATTTGGATTCATACGCTGAAAAATGCCATGATCCCAATCATTACCGTTATCGGGCTGAACTTTGGATTTCTTCTCGGGGGAACCATTATTACCGAGAAGGTTTTTGCCATCAATGGAGTAGGGCGTTTAATGATTGATGCCATTGCAGCACGTGACTTTCCGATGGTCCAAGGGTCGGTGCTGCTGGTTGCCACATTGTTTGTTCTTGTGAATCTGATTGTTGACATTATTTACACTTATATTGACCCACGCATCAAATACGATTAA
- a CDS encoding Lrp/AsnC family transcriptional regulator, with the protein MKIDETDRKILELLTANGRCSYVDIGKELNLSRVAVRERVHQLTEAGIIEKFTVVINSEKVGKQVSGFFEVDCEPSSLVEVAQALADNPNVASCYQMTGPSTLHMHVLVDDFMGLEKFINEELYALEGITRVESHILLRRFKSRNGLKL; encoded by the coding sequence ATGAAAATAGATGAAACCGATAGAAAGATTTTAGAATTGCTGACAGCGAATGGACGCTGCTCTTATGTCGACATTGGAAAAGAGTTGAATCTTTCCCGGGTGGCGGTCCGTGAGCGGGTCCATCAATTGACGGAAGCTGGAATCATCGAAAAATTTACGGTAGTGATCAACAGCGAAAAAGTAGGGAAGCAAGTATCCGGTTTTTTTGAAGTGGACTGCGAGCCTTCATCTCTGGTGGAAGTAGCCCAAGCACTTGCGGATAATCCAAATGTCGCCAGCTGCTACCAAATGACAGGGCCTTCCACTTTGCACATGCATGTCTTGGTAGACGATTTCATGGGACTGGAAAAATTCATAAACGAAGAGTTATACGCTCTTGAAGGCATTACTCGAGTCGAAAGCCATATTTTGCTTCGGCGCTTCAAAAGCAGAAACGGTTTAAAGTTATAA
- a CDS encoding GNAT family N-acetyltransferase yields the protein MIIKLDHRQQEMAEAIQRIQKPAYEVEAKLIGFAGIPQIKESVEDIQRSDEIFWGMVEERLKGFISFKEIGKTIDIHRLVVDPAAFRQGIGKTLLVHLMEQYGDHDFLVSTGTANQPAVNLYKSFGFAEQKRFEAAPGITLSEFLKRK from the coding sequence TGATTATAAAACTGGACCATCGGCAACAAGAAATGGCTGAAGCGATTCAACGGATTCAAAAACCCGCATATGAAGTGGAAGCAAAACTGATTGGATTCGCTGGCATTCCTCAAATCAAGGAATCCGTTGAAGACATTCAAAGGAGCGATGAGATTTTCTGGGGCATGGTGGAAGAACGGCTGAAAGGATTCATTTCTTTTAAAGAAATAGGAAAGACCATTGATATTCATCGGCTCGTAGTTGACCCGGCAGCCTTTCGCCAAGGCATCGGGAAAACATTGCTGGTTCATTTGATGGAGCAATATGGCGATCATGACTTTCTGGTAAGCACCGGCACAGCTAATCAGCCTGCTGTAAACTTATATAAATCGTTCGGCTTTGCCGAACAGAAGCGGTTTGAAGCAGCTCCCGGAATTACACTTAGTGAATTTTTAAAAAGAAAGTAA